The Capra hircus breed San Clemente chromosome 2, ASM170441v1, whole genome shotgun sequence genome window below encodes:
- the PLA2G5 gene encoding calcium-dependent phospholipase A2, whose amino-acid sequence MKGLFMLAWLLACSVPAVPGSLLDLKSMIEKVTGKPALKSYGFYGCHCGWGGRGTPKDGTDWCCWKHDRCYAQLETQDCDVLTQAYRYRVAWGFVICEHGSRCQRQLCACDQKFVYCLKRNMRSYNPLYQYFPNFLCT is encoded by the exons ATGAAGGGCCTCTTCATGCTGGCTTGGCTCCTGGCTTGCA GTGTGCCTGCTGTCCCAGGGAGCTTGCTGGACCTGAAGTCGATGATTGAGAAGGTGACTGGAAAGCCCGCCCTGAAGAGCTATGGCTTCTATGGCTGTCACTGTGGCTGGGGGGGCCGCGGCACCCCCAAGGATGGGACTGATTG GTGCTGTTGGAAGCATGACCGCTGCTACGCCCAGCTGGAGACACAAGACTGCGACGTCTTGACACAGGCCTACAGATACAGGGTCGCATGGGGCTTCGTCATCTGCG AACATGGGTCCCGCTGCCAGCGGCAGCTCTGCGCCTGCGATCAGAAATTCGTCTACTGCCTGAAAAGAAACATGAGGAGCTACAACCCTCTTTATCAGTACTTTCCCAACTTCCTCTGCACCTAG